Proteins co-encoded in one Jeotgalibacillus malaysiensis genomic window:
- a CDS encoding phytoene synthase, with translation MELAKAYKECEKVIKIHSKTFYRAFSMLPAKERKAVWAIYSFCRTVDDIVDESDTPEAELAAFEEEFERFLSGEKLEGACWIALADVFTRYDMNVQAFKDMVKGQKMDLAHRTYQTTDDVLDYSYHVASTVGLMLLPVLAPENEKKLRDSAVKLGYAMQITNILRDVGEDLERERVYLPAEVMTRHGYAESLLFEKQGGEAFINTWEEMAVMAEGYYDEALENIHLYPPASRVPVKGAAVLYRAILDQVRKNNYNVFSEKNYVPVNEKDKLLSSYQ, from the coding sequence ATGGAACTGGCAAAAGCCTATAAGGAATGTGAAAAAGTAATTAAAATCCATTCAAAAACGTTTTATCGAGCCTTTTCAATGCTCCCCGCTAAAGAAAGAAAAGCAGTGTGGGCGATTTATAGCTTTTGCAGGACAGTCGACGATATTGTCGATGAAAGCGATACGCCTGAAGCAGAACTTGCAGCCTTTGAGGAAGAATTTGAACGTTTTTTATCGGGAGAAAAGTTAGAAGGTGCCTGCTGGATTGCTTTAGCTGACGTATTTACACGCTACGATATGAATGTACAGGCTTTTAAGGATATGGTGAAAGGACAAAAGATGGATCTTGCTCACAGAACCTATCAAACAACAGATGATGTGCTTGACTATTCTTATCATGTAGCAAGTACAGTTGGTCTGATGCTGCTTCCGGTGCTTGCACCTGAGAATGAAAAGAAGCTTCGTGACAGTGCAGTAAAACTAGGATATGCGATGCAGATCACCAATATTCTGCGTGACGTAGGAGAAGACCTCGAACGTGAGCGTGTTTATTTGCCTGCAGAGGTGATGACCCGTCATGGCTATGCTGAATCTCTTCTTTTTGAAAAGCAGGGAGGAGAAGCGTTTATCAATACGTGGGAAGAAATGGCGGTGATGGCGGAAGGCTATTATGATGAAGCACTAGAAAATATCCATCTCTATCCGCCTGCAAGCAGAGTGCCTGTAAAAGGGGCAGCGGTTTTATACCGTGCGATTCTCGATCAGGTCAGAAAGAATAATTATAATGTATTTTCAGAGAAAAACTATGTACCAGTCAACGAGAAAGATAAATTGCTATCATCTTATCAATAA
- a CDS encoding ammonium transporter yields MKKKILSVTALGSLVTTSAYAAPVTAESVQFSLDTMWVMIAAILVFFMHAGFAMVESGFTRAKNTLNILLKNILTISIGSVLYFLVGYGIMFGSSNGLFGTTGFALSGVEDVGFFLFQAVFAATCATIISGAVAERMKLSSYLILTVLMTGAIYPVVGHWVWGGGWISELGFVDFAGSTVVHLTGAVGAFAAVAFLGARIGKYEGKKVNAIPGHNIPIGALGVFILWFGWFGFNGGSSLAADPSLVPSVISTTLLSASGGVIASALYTKIRFKQIDPSITLNGALGGLVGITAGTANVSLIGAVIIGLVAGVILVEGIRFIDVVLKKDDPVGAIAVHGICGIWGTLAVGFFDTANGLFYGGGAALLGVQAIGVGAVILWTGLAVSAVVFALKSLGGIRVTREEEITGLDYAEHGSNAYELKESLVSSTSTGNAALSGSLVERLDELGKTGKKKKVLKESV; encoded by the coding sequence ATGAAGAAGAAAATCTTATCAGTAACTGCACTTGGAAGTCTCGTAACAACGAGTGCTTATGCAGCACCCGTTACGGCAGAAAGTGTACAGTTTTCATTAGATACAATGTGGGTAATGATTGCAGCAATTTTAGTATTCTTTATGCATGCAGGTTTCGCTATGGTTGAATCAGGATTTACCCGTGCTAAAAACACATTGAATATACTCCTGAAAAATATCCTGACGATCTCGATCGGCTCAGTACTTTACTTCCTGGTCGGTTATGGGATTATGTTCGGAAGCTCTAATGGACTCTTCGGAACAACAGGATTTGCTTTATCAGGGGTAGAAGATGTTGGTTTCTTCTTATTCCAGGCTGTATTTGCAGCTACGTGCGCAACGATTATCTCAGGTGCAGTCGCAGAAAGAATGAAATTAAGCAGCTACTTAATTCTTACTGTGCTGATGACTGGTGCGATTTATCCGGTGGTTGGTCACTGGGTGTGGGGTGGAGGCTGGATTTCCGAGCTTGGATTTGTTGATTTCGCAGGCTCTACAGTCGTTCACTTAACAGGAGCAGTTGGTGCTTTTGCAGCTGTAGCATTCCTTGGTGCCCGTATTGGAAAGTATGAGGGAAAAAAAGTCAATGCGATTCCAGGACACAATATTCCAATTGGTGCACTGGGTGTATTTATCCTTTGGTTCGGCTGGTTTGGATTTAACGGAGGAAGCTCACTAGCAGCAGATCCATCACTTGTTCCATCTGTTATTTCTACAACCCTTCTGTCGGCTTCAGGTGGTGTCATTGCTTCTGCACTGTATACAAAAATCAGATTCAAACAGATCGACCCTTCTATTACATTGAACGGAGCACTTGGTGGTCTTGTCGGAATTACAGCCGGGACTGCAAATGTATCATTAATTGGTGCAGTTATTATCGGTCTTGTTGCAGGTGTCATTCTTGTTGAAGGTATCCGTTTTATCGATGTAGTCCTGAAGAAAGATGACCCGGTTGGTGCGATTGCCGTTCACGGGATCTGCGGAATCTGGGGTACATTAGCTGTTGGTTTCTTTGATACAGCTAACGGATTATTTTACGGCGGTGGTGCAGCACTGCTTGGTGTTCAGGCAATTGGTGTCGGTGCAGTTATTCTCTGGACTGGTCTTGCCGTAAGTGCTGTTGTATTCGCCCTGAAATCTCTTGGCGGTATCCGCGTAACACGTGAAGAGGAAATTACAGGACTTGATTATGCTGAGCACGGATCAAATGCTTACGAATTGAAAGAATCTCTTGTTTCTTCAACGTCTACAGGAAATGCTGCACTTTCAGGCAGCCTGGTAGAACGCCTTGATGAACTTGGTAAGACAGGGAAGAAGAAAAAGGTTTTAAAAGAAAGTGTATAG
- a CDS encoding nitrogen regulatory protein P-II — protein MKKIEAIVRPEVFQELREKLVHLGINGLTVFEAAGCGNQKGKKGAFRGTSYELPLVSRIKVEMVTEEHRTDEIVDAIIEACATGEVGDGKIFISPIEEIIRIRSGERGRQAVL, from the coding sequence ATGAAAAAGATTGAAGCGATTGTGCGGCCTGAGGTATTTCAGGAATTACGCGAAAAGCTGGTTCATCTTGGCATTAACGGACTGACAGTATTTGAAGCTGCAGGCTGCGGGAATCAGAAAGGGAAAAAAGGCGCTTTCAGAGGAACATCTTATGAATTACCTCTTGTATCACGGATTAAAGTTGAAATGGTAACTGAAGAGCACCGTACAGATGAAATTGTAGATGCGATCATTGAAGCATGTGCAACTGGCGAAGTTGGAGATGGCAAGATTTTCATCTCTCCAATTGAAGAGATTATCAGAATCAGAAGTGGCGAACGCGGCAGACAGGCTGTCCTTTAA
- a CDS encoding transporter, whose translation MKSSTKKITLFALTWPIFIEISLHMLMGNADTLMLSQYSDDSVAAVGISNQILALIIVMFGFVATGTSILVAQYLGAGKQKSAAEIAVVSIAANLLFSLILSILLFIFDDRILLLMDLPPELLPEATIYLQVVGGLSFIQAVIMTLGAVLRSYSFTKDAMYVTLGMNIVNVLGNYIVIFGAFGFPVLGVEGVAYSTAISRFLGLIVLFILLIKRLDGGLPFLSLFKLPLAHLKNLLKIGIPSAGEQLSYNASQLVITAFIASLGTEAITTRVYTLNIMMFIFLFAISIGQGSQILIGHMVGAGKIEEAYKRGIKSLKIAIYISFGMAVLFSIFSETLLGIFTANEDILFLGSVLIYLTIILEPGRSFNLVMINSLRAAGDVKFPVYIGILSMWGVAVLFAYLLGIVFGLGLIGIWIAFILDEWLRGILMLRRWRSRIWIQKKFTQV comes from the coding sequence CACTGACGTGGCCAATCTTTATTGAAATATCTCTTCATATGTTAATGGGTAATGCAGATACACTTATGCTCAGCCAGTATTCAGATGATAGTGTGGCAGCTGTTGGAATCTCTAATCAGATACTCGCACTGATCATTGTCATGTTTGGATTCGTCGCAACCGGCACATCTATTCTCGTTGCCCAGTATCTTGGTGCCGGAAAACAAAAAAGCGCGGCAGAAATTGCGGTTGTATCAATTGCTGCAAACCTGTTATTCAGCCTGATCTTAAGCATTCTGCTGTTTATTTTTGATGACAGAATTCTCCTTCTGATGGACTTGCCGCCTGAATTACTTCCTGAAGCAACGATTTATCTACAGGTAGTCGGCGGCTTGTCATTTATTCAGGCTGTCATCATGACGCTTGGTGCAGTCCTTAGAAGTTACAGCTTCACGAAGGATGCGATGTACGTCACGCTCGGAATGAATATTGTGAATGTATTAGGTAACTATATTGTCATATTTGGTGCATTTGGCTTCCCGGTACTTGGCGTTGAGGGCGTTGCATACTCGACTGCGATCAGCAGGTTTTTAGGTTTAATCGTCCTGTTCATTTTACTAATTAAACGTCTGGATGGCGGATTACCATTCCTGTCTTTATTTAAGCTTCCTCTCGCGCATTTAAAGAACCTGCTAAAAATCGGGATTCCGTCTGCCGGAGAGCAGCTTTCCTATAACGCTTCACAACTCGTGATCACAGCTTTTATCGCTTCTCTTGGCACAGAAGCGATTACAACAAGAGTCTATACGCTAAATATTATGATGTTCATTTTTCTATTTGCCATTTCGATCGGTCAGGGAAGTCAGATTCTAATTGGCCATATGGTAGGCGCCGGGAAAATTGAAGAAGCGTATAAACGCGGGATTAAAAGCTTAAAAATCGCCATTTATATTTCTTTCGGTATGGCTGTATTATTCTCAATCTTTTCAGAAACGCTGCTCGGGATCTTCACTGCTAATGAAGATATTTTATTCTTAGGTTCAGTTCTGATTTATCTGACAATCATTTTAGAACCCGGGAGAAGCTTTAATCTAGTCATGATTAACTCTCTCAGAGCAGCAGGTGATGTGAAATTCCCGGTTTATATCGGCATTTTGTCCATGTGGGGTGTGGCAGTACTGTTCGCTTATTTACTCGGCATTGTTTTTGGTCTCGGACTGATTGGCATCTGGATTGCATTTATACTAGATGAATGGTTAAGAGGAATTCTTATGTTAAGAAGATGGCGATCACGCATCTGGATTCAAAAAAAGTTTACTCAAGTGTAA